One window of the Candidatus Zixiibacteriota bacterium genome contains the following:
- the trpS gene encoding Tryptophan--tRNA ligase produces the protein MSQKETILSGMQPSGELHIGNLEAALKNWVNLQNDYNMYCCIVDWHALTGDYEHTEVLRERVFQLAVDYLSAGLDPEKCAIFIQSDVKEHAELHLLFSMMITVPTLTRLPTYTEKKEDKGLDSYGFLGYPVLQAADICVYNAHKVPVGKDQEKHVWLAADLAERFNNLYGETFVIPQVLLTKIPVIPGQDGRKMSKSYNNHIPIAATEKETTDRIKRYFTDPKKLRKGDPGRPEICPVYQLHLVYTPDAENIIAPPCRTGELGCVDCKMKLAANLNESLRPIREKRVVIENNKDYIWDVLRNGGLRARERASAVMEKVRAAMKMDYFK, from the coding sequence TTGTCCCAAAAAGAAACTATTCTCTCCGGCATGCAGCCGTCGGGAGAACTGCATATCGGCAACCTCGAAGCGGCCCTCAAAAACTGGGTTAATCTTCAAAACGACTACAATATGTACTGCTGTATTGTCGACTGGCACGCCCTGACCGGCGACTATGAGCATACCGAGGTCCTTCGAGAGAGGGTGTTCCAGTTGGCGGTCGATTATCTCTCAGCCGGCCTTGACCCGGAAAAATGCGCCATATTCATTCAGTCCGATGTCAAAGAGCACGCCGAACTGCATCTTCTCTTTTCCATGATGATAACCGTGCCGACCCTCACCCGCCTGCCGACCTACACCGAGAAAAAGGAGGACAAGGGTCTGGATAGTTACGGTTTTCTGGGTTACCCGGTTCTGCAGGCGGCCGACATCTGCGTCTATAACGCCCATAAGGTTCCGGTCGGAAAAGATCAGGAAAAACATGTCTGGCTGGCCGCCGATCTCGCCGAGCGGTTCAATAATCTCTATGGTGAGACATTCGTAATTCCGCAGGTCCTCCTGACAAAAATACCGGTGATTCCCGGCCAGGATGGACGCAAAATGTCCAAATCCTACAATAATCATATTCCGATCGCCGCCACTGAAAAGGAAACGACCGACCGAATAAAACGATATTTCACCGACCCGAAGAAACTTCGCAAGGGCGATCCCGGCCGGCCCGAAATCTGCCCGGTTTATCAACTCCATCTGGTCTATACTCCCGATGCCGAAAACATCATCGCTCCGCCCTGCCGTACCGGGGAACTGGGCTGTGTCGACTGCAAAATGAAACTGGCCGCCAACCTGAATGAGTCGCTCCGTCCCATACGCGAAAAAAGGGTTGTTATTGAAAATAATAAAGATTATATCTGGGATGTGCTGCGGAACGGCGGCCTCCGAGCCCGGGAACGGGCCTCGGCGGTGATGGAAAAAGTCCGCGCGGCCATGAAAATGGATTATTTTAAATAA
- a CDS encoding Uncharacterized RNA pseudouridine synthase aq_1464: MRINKYLSLCGVTSRRGAEVLIKKKRVIVNDLTVEKPGLVIDESKDVVKVNGTIVEPVERKYYILINKPRQVLTTLHDPFHRPTVTNFLKKSPARVYPVGRLDYDTEGALLMTNDGELAYRLAHPKYEVEKIYLAEIDGPIKTEELEKLANGIKLDDGHLGKAEAEIIYASMKVSRVRLVLREGHKREVKQLMKGIGHPVRRLKRTCFAGLKVDNLNPGRWRLLNDGEIRRLQKLVGIV, encoded by the coding sequence ATGCGGATCAATAAATATCTCTCCCTCTGTGGGGTGACCTCCCGCCGGGGAGCCGAAGTGCTCATAAAAAAGAAGAGAGTGATTGTCAACGACTTGACCGTCGAGAAACCGGGCCTCGTTATCGATGAATCCAAAGATGTCGTCAAAGTGAACGGTACTATTGTCGAGCCGGTCGAAAGAAAATACTATATTCTCATCAACAAGCCGCGCCAGGTTCTGACCACTCTTCACGACCCTTTTCATCGCCCGACCGTGACCAATTTTCTCAAAAAATCTCCGGCGCGTGTTTATCCCGTGGGGCGGCTCGATTACGATACGGAAGGGGCGCTTCTGATGACCAATGACGGGGAACTGGCCTATCGACTGGCCCATCCCAAATATGAAGTTGAGAAAATCTATCTGGCTGAAATCGACGGCCCGATTAAGACCGAGGAATTGGAGAAACTGGCGAACGGAATTAAACTCGATGACGGTCATCTGGGAAAAGCCGAAGCCGAAATTATCTACGCCTCGATGAAAGTATCGCGGGTCCGTTTGGTTCTCCGGGAAGGACATAAGCGGGAAGTCAAACAACTTATGAAGGGTATTGGGCACCCTGTCCGCCGTCTCAAGAGGACCTGCTTCGCCGGACTCAAAGTCGATAATCTCAATCCCGGCCGCTGGCGGCTCCTGAATGACGGAGAAATCCGCCGCCTGCAAAAACTGGTCGGGATCGTATAA
- a CDS encoding conserved exported hypothetical protein (Evidence 4 : Unknown function but conserved in other organisms), with translation MKKLLRTKTLAVLLLAVISLGGSLALGQGTETLDNKGREFILTFLPNYTSGSTELHLTSDVATDVTIEWPMNAPTFTTTVAVNPGAITAVTIPTGAEYNWNTGGVAGNAIHATAAQEFVCYLINRASATSDAALGLPVDVMNTDYMVVTNRGSTAHSGDAGLFVVVARTDNTQVTITPSHNLYGGYAAGVPFNIVLNRGQGFLGQSLAHSDVAADLTGTQIVADKPVGMTNGNFCTNVPPNVYACDHIFEVAQPVQSWGKRIFVPNLPLRTGGSIYKILAAEDNTTVTQDGAPLGVLNKGQYIETDYLPGYHVFEGDKAIFVVQFMPSQDSPNAIMGDPAMANMSPAEQYLWDYTFSTVGGAQFARNFLSVIAHNTDITGGTMTLDGAPIPAASFNPIAGTDLSAAVIELAEGTHSTASIHYPHGITVEGYNSYDSYSYPGGAMFIPINPIHDTIPPICEQTSNNGCVATATATDIHDNASGIFLVRLDHGSVNLALTVTPFEQGASSASYSVTTIDNNLPGNGTVTVIDGEGNTCALTYELNCGGPIETGSIFGKVLASGSGLQGVRIDLYTSGDMFIGSTYTDNGGDYSFADVINGDYSVRMQVPLGFAPVTPETVAATVAGNQVEVNFELTSSATGKVKNIWWWKAQLAYIRDGARSEITRADIDNYGQAIFDHFYMRGDAYAIQIENVTFAAGPRPLNYDDILAMFLGPYDGATQVCAAHALLTNLLNVAAGRQGQLAVVSYDGATASQAITYFAGLYQAGGAANYYSVHINMRRMHMMQKIPAGIIPLGTANIMFKPESEISTLPEEFVLSQNSPNPFNPSTEIGFYLPSGAKVSLEVFNISGQKVTVLVDDYLPAGGHSVIWDGTDIRGQKVASGIYFYRLNAGSFADTKKMMLLK, from the coding sequence ATGAAAAAATTGCTAAGGACAAAGACGCTGGCCGTCTTGCTTTTGGCGGTTATTTCTCTCGGGGGGAGTCTGGCGCTGGGACAGGGGACCGAAACCCTTGATAACAAGGGGCGCGAATTTATTCTCACATTTCTGCCGAATTACACATCCGGTTCAACGGAGTTGCATTTGACCAGCGATGTCGCCACGGACGTCACGATCGAGTGGCCGATGAATGCCCCTACTTTTACGACCACGGTGGCGGTAAATCCCGGGGCCATTACGGCGGTCACGATCCCGACGGGAGCCGAATATAACTGGAATACGGGGGGAGTGGCGGGCAACGCCATTCACGCTACCGCCGCACAGGAATTTGTCTGTTATCTGATTAATCGCGCCTCGGCGACATCGGACGCGGCTCTGGGCCTTCCGGTCGACGTCATGAATACCGACTACATGGTGGTCACGAACCGGGGTTCCACGGCGCACAGCGGGGACGCCGGGCTGTTTGTGGTTGTCGCGCGAACCGATAACACGCAGGTCACCATCACGCCCTCCCACAATCTTTACGGCGGGTATGCCGCCGGGGTGCCGTTCAATATCGTCTTGAATCGGGGCCAGGGCTTTCTGGGGCAGTCGCTGGCGCATTCGGACGTAGCGGCTGATTTGACCGGCACGCAGATTGTCGCCGACAAGCCGGTGGGGATGACCAACGGCAATTTTTGCACCAATGTCCCCCCGAATGTCTATGCCTGTGATCATATTTTTGAAGTGGCTCAGCCGGTGCAGTCCTGGGGCAAGAGAATATTTGTCCCCAATCTACCCTTACGGACGGGCGGCTCCATTTACAAGATTCTCGCCGCGGAAGACAATACCACAGTCACTCAGGACGGGGCTCCGCTGGGAGTCTTGAACAAGGGCCAATATATCGAGACCGATTATCTGCCGGGGTATCATGTTTTTGAAGGGGACAAGGCCATTTTTGTGGTACAGTTCATGCCGAGCCAGGACAGCCCGAACGCAATAATGGGTGACCCGGCGATGGCGAATATGTCGCCCGCCGAGCAGTATCTCTGGGATTACACTTTCTCGACTGTGGGGGGAGCGCAATTCGCGCGTAACTTCCTGTCCGTAATCGCTCACAACACCGATATAACCGGGGGTACGATGACACTGGACGGCGCGCCTATTCCGGCGGCGTCATTCAACCCGATCGCCGGTACCGATCTGTCGGCGGCGGTTATCGAACTGGCGGAGGGAACGCATTCGACGGCATCGATCCATTATCCTCACGGCATAACTGTCGAGGGGTACAACAGCTACGATTCTTACAGTTATCCGGGCGGAGCGATGTTTATCCCGATAAATCCGATTCATGACACGATACCGCCGATATGCGAGCAGACCTCCAACAACGGGTGCGTGGCGACGGCGACCGCAACCGATATCCATGACAACGCTTCCGGTATATTCCTGGTGCGGCTCGATCATGGAAGCGTGAATCTGGCGCTAACCGTCACCCCGTTCGAGCAGGGTGCGTCGTCGGCCAGTTACAGTGTGACGACAATCGACAACAACCTGCCCGGAAATGGTACCGTAACGGTGATCGACGGTGAAGGGAACACCTGTGCCCTGACATATGAACTCAATTGCGGCGGGCCGATTGAGACCGGCTCGATTTTCGGTAAGGTTCTCGCCTCAGGTTCGGGACTTCAGGGAGTTCGTATCGATCTTTACACCAGCGGAGATATGTTTATCGGAAGTACCTATACCGATAATGGCGGCGATTATTCTTTCGCAGATGTCATCAATGGCGACTACTCGGTCCGGATGCAGGTTCCACTGGGATTTGCGCCGGTAACGCCGGAGACAGTGGCGGCAACGGTCGCGGGCAACCAGGTCGAAGTCAATTTCGAATTGACTTCCAGCGCCACCGGAAAAGTGAAAAATATCTGGTGGTGGAAGGCTCAGTTGGCCTATATCCGGGACGGTGCTCGTTCCGAGATTACCCGGGCCGATATCGACAATTACGGCCAGGCGATTTTCGACCATTTCTATATGAGAGGCGACGCGTACGCCATCCAGATTGAGAATGTGACCTTCGCGGCGGGGCCGCGCCCTCTGAATTATGATGATATCCTGGCGATGTTTCTCGGCCCGTATGACGGCGCGACCCAGGTTTGTGCGGCGCATGCCCTGCTCACCAATCTGCTGAATGTGGCCGCGGGCCGGCAGGGGCAACTGGCTGTGGTGAGTTACGACGGCGCCACCGCCAGCCAGGCGATAACTTATTTTGCGGGACTTTATCAGGCCGGCGGGGCCGCCAATTATTATTCGGTTCATATCAATATGCGGCGGATGCATATGATGCAGAAGATCCCGGCCGGGATAATTCCTCTGGGGACGGCGAATATCATGTTCAAACCTGAAAGTGAAATTTCGACCTTGCCGGAGGAATTTGTTCTCTCCCAGAACAGCCCCAATCCGTTCAATCCCTCGACCGAAATCGGCTTCTATCTGCCGTCGGGGGCCAAGGTCAGCCTGGAAGTGTTCAATATTTCCGGCCAGAAGGTAACCGTTCTGGTGGATGATTATCTGCCGGCGGGGGGCCACTCTGTTATCTGGGACGGCACCGATATCAGAGGGCAGAAGGTTGCCAGCGGCATATACTTCTACCGGCTGAACGCGGGGTCATTTGCCGATACCAAAAAGATGATGCTTCTGAAGTAG
- a CDS encoding hypothetical protein (Evidence 5 : Unknown function), translating into MENLKGNRNFSALQYFPLELMRRHKIVPFGYDSDKRALRVACTSPNDEALANELSNNAGGIRIELYAANPDAIESVIGRLSVLRPDRIPAPVTATAEKIPSSMLSNTSTAESNRSRTSDEPANTKPKRGSILFVAPNEKLSRHLYSSLTSERYTIRSVESIDRALILADQESFDHIFVHETARHESERLSAWVRRHTPWTSFRFYSTEAAVLANDTTDELTFELFAKNLQLPGFLNNRADDQIDKHSRSVAELADRLCYKYDLPAHIRLAILTAAHLHNLAESTLPSAENYTPEEIIGLSAGRLTEWQYPPLVTRLLRCMYHDLANTPRNASDVERLGGSILTAADIYRHGWNNVSLQTREQLTEINKAMLKMSDKFALPEVIDNLIEILSSGLPASQKPSGTLFPVHVLVSCSALPGDLETALTNAGFSVTLSHSIDECGHLCSRHQPKVLIIRESGVTQDIYDLLLGLSTHGIDIGQIPTILLLDEGIVSEATKLIRHGVEDVLAVTSSSDALVTKLSRIKSRLEEKAHSRLSVLQELGTHGSLEDMGLVDLLEASRGNNRPVQISITGEGRHLTLYINQGKVVFAECDESRGLEAILNGISWKKGIWSIDPIDFAKMPEPNLNEGIDSVLLEACIRYDTAVKI; encoded by the coding sequence ATGGAAAATTTAAAGGGAAACAGAAATTTCTCGGCCCTTCAATATTTCCCGCTGGAATTGATGCGCCGCCATAAAATCGTCCCCTTCGGTTATGACTCGGATAAAAGAGCCCTGCGCGTTGCTTGTACTTCACCCAACGACGAAGCCCTGGCCAATGAACTTTCGAACAATGCCGGCGGAATCAGAATAGAACTCTATGCCGCCAATCCCGATGCCATCGAAAGCGTCATCGGGCGGCTTTCCGTTCTCCGCCCCGATCGGATCCCGGCACCGGTCACCGCCACGGCGGAAAAAATCCCGTCTTCGATGCTATCCAATACCAGCACGGCCGAGAGTAACCGCTCTCGTACAAGTGATGAACCCGCCAATACGAAGCCGAAAAGAGGGAGCATCCTGTTTGTTGCCCCCAATGAAAAACTGAGCCGCCATCTATATTCTTCCCTCACCAGCGAACGGTACACTATCAGGTCGGTAGAAAGTATCGACCGGGCCCTGATTCTGGCCGACCAGGAATCATTCGATCATATCTTCGTTCATGAAACGGCCCGCCACGAATCGGAACGGCTCTCGGCCTGGGTTCGTCGCCATACTCCCTGGACATCTTTCCGGTTCTACTCCACGGAAGCCGCCGTCCTGGCCAATGACACCACTGACGAATTGACTTTTGAACTATTCGCGAAGAATCTGCAGTTGCCGGGATTTCTGAATAACCGGGCCGATGATCAAATTGACAAGCATTCCCGGTCGGTGGCCGAACTGGCCGACCGGCTCTGCTATAAATATGATTTACCCGCTCATATCAGGCTGGCTATCCTGACCGCCGCCCATTTGCATAACCTCGCGGAATCGACCCTCCCGTCGGCTGAAAATTACACCCCCGAAGAAATCATCGGGCTGAGCGCCGGCCGCCTCACCGAATGGCAGTATCCCCCGCTGGTCACCCGCCTTTTACGTTGCATGTACCATGATCTCGCTAATACCCCGCGAAATGCTTCCGATGTGGAACGTCTGGGCGGTTCCATCCTGACCGCGGCCGATATTTACCGCCACGGCTGGAATAACGTGTCTCTGCAGACCCGGGAGCAGTTGACCGAGATAAATAAAGCGATGCTGAAAATGTCCGATAAATTCGCCCTCCCCGAAGTAATCGACAACTTGATAGAGATTTTATCTTCCGGACTGCCGGCGTCGCAAAAACCTTCGGGAACTCTTTTCCCCGTGCACGTCCTCGTTTCCTGCAGTGCTCTGCCCGGCGATTTGGAGACCGCCCTGACCAATGCCGGATTCTCCGTTACTCTCTCCCATTCCATCGATGAATGCGGTCATCTCTGTTCCCGCCATCAGCCCAAGGTTCTCATCATCAGGGAATCCGGAGTCACTCAGGATATTTATGACCTCCTTTTGGGATTATCGACCCACGGGATAGACATCGGCCAGATTCCGACCATTCTGCTATTGGATGAAGGTATCGTGAGCGAAGCCACCAAATTGATCCGTCACGGAGTCGAGGATGTTCTCGCGGTCACTTCCAGTTCGGACGCTCTTGTCACCAAATTGTCGCGAATTAAAAGCCGTCTCGAAGAGAAGGCCCATTCCCGCCTGTCGGTTCTTCAGGAACTGGGCACCCACGGCTCGCTGGAAGATATGGGCCTGGTTGACCTCTTGGAGGCCTCCCGGGGGAACAATCGCCCGGTTCAAATCAGTATCACCGGGGAAGGCCGGCACCTGACTCTCTACATCAATCAGGGCAAAGTGGTGTTCGCCGAATGCGACGAAAGCCGGGGCCTTGAGGCCATCCTCAATGGCATCAGCTGGAAAAAAGGGATCTGGAGCATCGACCCGATCGATTTCGCCAAAATGCCCGAACCCAATCTGAACGAAGGTATCGATTCGGTCCTGCTCGAAGCCTGTATCCGCTATGATACGGCGGTTAAAATCTAA
- a CDS encoding conserved hypothetical protein (Evidence 4 : Unknown function but conserved in other organisms) encodes MILVREQFQVKFGKMKEALGLVKEMGKIMKAQGDEFGRICTDLTGSFYTLVFESTFSSMGDFDRREGNVSQNKEWKEWYAKFVPLIESGRREIFTIVE; translated from the coding sequence ATGATTCTGGTACGCGAGCAGTTTCAAGTCAAGTTCGGGAAAATGAAAGAGGCGCTGGGGCTGGTCAAGGAAATGGGTAAAATTATGAAGGCCCAGGGGGACGAATTCGGCCGGATCTGCACCGATCTGACCGGTTCCTTCTATACCCTGGTTTTCGAAAGCACCTTCAGCAGCATGGGTGATTTCGACCGGCGGGAGGGGAATGTCAGCCAGAACAAGGAATGGAAAGAGTGGTATGCCAAGTTCGTGCCGCTAATCGAAAGCGGTCGCCGCGAGATTTTTACGATTGTGGAATAG
- a CDS encoding hypothetical protein (Evidence 5 : Unknown function): MSKFKFLLLLLVPIIVTGCLSTLHPLYSEPTKFFDPGLIGYWTQGEDNDTLIFNETGKKRYQFIYSDKGKHAEFEVYLAKLGETYFIDMLPVASSKENDLWSMLMVPTHMFGVYKRIGDSLELNMLNDDWLEKKLKDKSIALPFEETDNNIVLTAATEQLQKFAETYAADTAVFKPDKPFYKIR, encoded by the coding sequence ATGTCAAAATTCAAATTCCTTCTCTTGTTGCTGGTGCCTATTATCGTGACCGGATGTCTTTCGACCCTGCATCCCCTGTATTCCGAACCGACCAAATTTTTCGATCCCGGACTCATCGGTTATTGGACCCAGGGCGAAGATAATGACACCCTCATTTTTAACGAAACGGGTAAGAAACGTTACCAGTTCATTTACTCGGACAAAGGGAAACACGCTGAATTCGAAGTCTATCTGGCGAAACTGGGCGAGACTTATTTTATCGATATGCTTCCCGTCGCCAGCAGCAAAGAAAACGACCTCTGGTCGATGCTGATGGTCCCGACTCATATGTTCGGTGTGTACAAGAGAATTGGCGACAGTCTGGAACTCAACATGCTCAACGACGATTGGCTGGAGAAAAAACTAAAAGATAAAAGCATCGCTCTCCCTTTTGAAGAAACCGATAATAATATCGTCCTGACGGCCGCCACTGAGCAACTGCAGAAATTTGCCGAAACCTATGCCGCCGACACGGCCGTCTTTAAGCCCGACAAGCCGTTCTATAAAATCAGATAG
- the scpA gene encoding Segregation and condensation protein A, which translates to MNSLPKENYAVNLEIFQGPLDLLLYLIRKDEIDIYDIPIARVTEQYMQYLEMMKILNLELAGEYILMAATLIRIKARMLLPRDELDTEEPDPREELVAALLEYKKFKEASEILREKRLLEERVYVPPAVGGGNGSKEKIVLTDDATLFDLLTAFKAVLERTGPENLYSITAEEISIEERIMRIMEQLQKKDSITFQELFQDAPRKIVAVVTFLALLELMRIHRIAVRQSLPFSELRVYRGNLYNDPQSPIEFLRNITAH; encoded by the coding sequence ATGAACAGCCTGCCCAAAGAAAATTACGCGGTCAACCTGGAGATATTTCAGGGGCCGCTTGACTTGCTCCTCTACTTGATCCGCAAGGATGAAATTGACATCTACGATATCCCCATTGCCCGGGTGACGGAGCAGTATATGCAGTACCTGGAGATGATGAAAATTCTTAATCTGGAACTGGCCGGGGAATATATTCTGATGGCGGCAACTTTGATTCGCATCAAAGCCCGGATGCTTCTCCCCCGCGACGAATTGGACACGGAAGAACCCGATCCGCGCGAGGAACTGGTGGCGGCGCTTCTGGAATACAAAAAATTCAAGGAAGCCAGCGAAATTCTCCGCGAGAAACGCCTTCTGGAGGAACGGGTCTATGTCCCCCCGGCGGTCGGCGGCGGCAACGGCTCCAAGGAAAAAATTGTCCTTACCGATGACGCCACCCTGTTCGACCTCTTGACTGCCTTCAAGGCCGTCCTGGAACGGACCGGCCCGGAAAATCTCTATTCCATAACGGCCGAGGAAATCAGTATCGAGGAACGTATAATGCGCATCATGGAGCAACTGCAAAAGAAGGATTCTATCACTTTCCAGGAATTGTTTCAGGATGCCCCGCGCAAAATCGTGGCCGTGGTAACCTTTCTGGCCCTTTTGGAACTGATGCGCATTCACCGCATCGCGGTCCGGCAATCGCTTCCCTTTTCGGAACTGCGCGTCTATCGGGGAAATTTATACAACGATCCCCAGTCCCCGATTGAATTTTTGAGAAACATAACAGCTCATTAA
- the atoC gene encoding Acetoacetate metabolism regulatory protein AtoC, whose product MPSILVIDDKDSMRTMLSQTLMEEGYQVDAVEDGKKAIDLAKLKNYDLAITDLKMPEMDGLEVLSTLKEIDNDLAVIIMTAYGTVESAVEAMKKGAFDFVTKPFDTDHLTVLIERALENRRLIAENSLLREELAQNLGFSEIIGQNEKMKEVSRLIQKVAGSDTSVLLLGESGTGKELFARAIHNLSPRRDKPYVAINCAAIPHELLENELFGSEKGAYTSSVARKMGKFEIAEGGTIFLDEIGDMDISLQAKLLRVLQQKSFERLGGTKSVAVNVRVIAATNMDLNEMIKKKAFREDLYYRLSVFPITIPPLRERPDDIRPLAEYFINKYCRDMKKQAKNMSKEALALLERYHWPGNVRELENTIERAIILAESKKITPDHLAIRIPSTGEIRLREGAGLKEIGAHAQMQAEKAAILRILSQVRGNKRKCAEILKIDYTTLFDKIKKYEIDTGQN is encoded by the coding sequence ATGCCAAGCATACTTGTTATTGACGATAAAGATTCGATGCGCACCATGCTTTCGCAGACTCTCATGGAAGAAGGTTATCAGGTGGATGCGGTTGAGGACGGGAAAAAAGCGATTGATCTGGCCAAACTCAAAAATTATGACCTGGCCATTACCGATTTAAAAATGCCGGAAATGGACGGGCTGGAAGTACTTTCCACGCTGAAAGAGATAGATAACGACTTAGCGGTCATAATCATGACGGCATATGGGACGGTGGAATCGGCCGTGGAGGCGATGAAAAAAGGGGCCTTCGATTTTGTCACCAAGCCGTTCGATACCGATCATCTGACGGTGCTGATCGAGCGGGCGCTGGAAAATCGCCGGTTGATTGCAGAGAATTCTCTTTTGCGGGAAGAACTGGCCCAGAACCTCGGTTTCAGCGAAATTATCGGCCAGAACGAAAAAATGAAAGAAGTCTCCCGTCTGATTCAGAAAGTAGCGGGATCGGACACGTCGGTTCTTCTGCTGGGCGAATCGGGAACAGGCAAAGAGCTGTTTGCGCGCGCTATCCATAACCTCTCGCCCCGCCGCGATAAACCATATGTGGCGATCAACTGCGCGGCCATACCGCATGAACTCCTGGAAAATGAGTTGTTCGGTTCTGAGAAAGGGGCCTATACCAGTTCGGTCGCCCGCAAGATGGGAAAGTTCGAGATTGCCGAAGGAGGGACGATATTCCTCGACGAAATCGGTGATATGGATATATCGCTTCAAGCGAAACTTCTCCGGGTTCTGCAGCAGAAGAGTTTCGAGCGCCTCGGGGGGACCAAATCGGTGGCGGTCAATGTCCGTGTTATCGCCGCGACCAATATGGATCTGAACGAAATGATTAAGAAGAAAGCGTTCCGCGAGGATTTGTACTACCGTCTTTCGGTTTTTCCGATAACGATACCGCCTCTGCGGGAGCGCCCCGATGATATCCGTCCCCTGGCGGAATATTTTATCAACAAGTACTGCCGGGATATGAAAAAGCAGGCCAAGAACATGTCGAAAGAAGCGCTGGCCCTTCTGGAACGGTATCACTGGCCGGGAAACGTTCGGGAACTGGAGAATACGATTGAGCGGGCCATAATTCTGGCCGAAAGCAAGAAGATTACCCCGGATCATCTGGCGATTCGGATTCCCAGCACCGGCGAGATTCGTCTCCGAGAAGGGGCCGGCTTGAAGGAGATTGGAGCGCACGCCCAGATGCAAGCTGAGAAGGCGGCGATACTGAGGATATTAAGTCAGGTTCGGGGGAACAAGCGGAAATGCGCCGAAATATTAAAAATCGACTATACGACGTTGTTTGACAAAATCAAAAAATACGAGATCGATACCGGTCAGAATTGA
- a CDS encoding Segregation and condensation protein ScpB (modular protein): MQSNGNSLPIIEALIVSSPEPLPARKIAEVLGETTVSDIDRAVTALNEKYMMNESSFRVRQVAGGYQLYIIEDYAGFVEDLLTRRRNLRLTRSALETLAIIAYRQPVTKIDIEMIRGVASDSVLHTLMERKLITLSGRAQSVGRPLLYRTTGEFLKYFSLNSLDDLPKMQEIEELLSSREPDAQQQLPLNGSAMEPDDAIEPESSPDVVHEIPDRDITDDNFDTDESGLEEPESVQEK; this comes from the coding sequence ATGCAAAGTAACGGCAACAGCTTACCGATCATAGAGGCCCTGATAGTTTCTTCCCCGGAACCGCTTCCGGCCCGCAAAATCGCCGAGGTGCTGGGCGAGACGACCGTTTCGGATATTGACCGGGCCGTGACCGCCCTGAATGAAAAATATATGATGAATGAGTCATCCTTCCGCGTCCGCCAGGTGGCGGGCGGTTACCAGTTATACATCATCGAGGATTATGCCGGTTTTGTCGAGGATCTGCTCACCCGCCGCCGCAATTTGCGCCTAACCCGTTCGGCCCTGGAGACTCTGGCCATCATCGCCTATCGCCAGCCGGTCACCAAAATTGATATCGAGATGATTCGCGGCGTCGCCTCCGATTCCGTTCTGCATACTCTCATGGAACGAAAACTGATTACTTTGTCCGGCCGGGCCCAATCGGTCGGGCGGCCCCTGCTCTACCGCACCACCGGCGAATTTCTCAAATATTTCAGCCTGAACTCGCTCGACGACCTTCCCAAAATGCAGGAAATCGAGGAATTGCTTTCCTCCCGCGAACCCGATGCTCAGCAGCAGTTGCCCTTAAATGGTTCCGCTATGGAACCGGATGATGCGATTGAACCGGAGTCTTCTCCAGACGTGGTTCATGAAATTCCCGACCGCGATATCACGGATGATAATTTCGATACTGATGAATCCGGTCTGGAGGAACCAGAATCGGTCCAGGAAAAGTGA